One Spiroplasma endosymbiont of Dioctria linearis DNA segment encodes these proteins:
- the ispG gene encoding flavodoxin-dependent (E)-4-hydroxy-3-methylbut-2-enyl-diphosphate synthase, with the protein MINRINTRKVIVGNIEIGGNNNVVIQSMTTSKTHNVKETLEQINSLYKEGCQIVRVAVLGIDDANALKQIVDNSPVPIVADIHFNYKFALIAADAGCAKIRINPGNIGIEENTIAVVEKCKEKKIPIRIGVNSGSLPKKMVAQYGWTAKAMVESLREHIEILEKYNFKDIIYSLKATDPLMAIEAYELASENWDYPAHLGITEAGSLLNGAIKSSFGLGYLLQRGIGNTIRISLSEDPVEEIKVAKRLLNSLGLFKNMVEVIACPTCGRLEFALREVVKEVEEFVEELRFPLKVAILGCVVNGPGEASQADIGIAGGNKGGIIFKKGKIFKTVQQDMLVPELKELILEYYEEWKKMQ; encoded by the coding sequence ATGATAAATAGAATTAATACACGAAAAGTTATAGTTGGCAATATTGAAATTGGAGGAAATAACAATGTTGTTATTCAATCAATGACAACTTCAAAAACTCACAATGTTAAGGAAACTCTAGAACAAATAAATTCACTTTATAAAGAGGGATGTCAAATTGTTCGTGTTGCAGTATTAGGTATTGATGATGCTAATGCACTTAAACAAATTGTAGATAACTCCCCTGTCCCTATAGTTGCAGATATCCATTTTAATTATAAATTTGCCTTAATTGCAGCAGATGCTGGTTGCGCTAAAATAAGAATAAATCCAGGAAATATTGGAATTGAAGAAAATACAATTGCAGTTGTTGAAAAATGCAAAGAGAAAAAAATACCAATAAGAATTGGAGTAAATTCAGGTAGCTTACCAAAAAAAATGGTTGCTCAATATGGTTGAACAGCAAAAGCAATGGTGGAATCTCTTAGAGAACATATTGAGATATTAGAAAAGTATAATTTTAAAGATATTATTTACTCTTTAAAGGCAACCGATCCTTTAATGGCAATTGAAGCCTATGAACTTGCTAGTGAAAATTGAGATTATCCTGCACATTTAGGAATTACCGAAGCTGGTAGTTTATTAAATGGAGCAATAAAATCAAGTTTTGGTCTGGGTTATCTTCTTCAAAGAGGAATTGGAAATACTATAAGAATTAGTTTAAGTGAAGACCCTGTTGAAGAAATTAAAGTGGCAAAAAGATTATTAAACTCACTAGGTCTATTTAAAAATATGGTTGAGGTAATTGCTTGTCCAACTTGTGGAAGATTAGAGTTTGCTCTAAGAGAAGTTGTTAAGGAAGTTGAGGAATTTGTAGAGGAACTGCGATTCCCTTTAAAAGTAGCAATACTTGGTTGTGTTGTTAATGGCCCAGGTGAAGCAAGTCAAGCAGATATTGGAATAGCTGGTGGAAATAAAGGTGGTATTATTTTTAAAAAGGGAAAAATTTTTAAAACTGTTCAACAAGATATGTTAGTTCCAGAATTAAAAGAATTAATATTAGAATATTATGAGGAATGAAAAAAGATGCAATAG
- the rpsB gene encoding 30S ribosomal protein S2, giving the protein MAKDLTREQLWDAGAQFGHQTKRWNPKMKPYIYGAKNKNHIIDLQQTIWRLEDVKRYVTLIGQKKEKIIFVGTKRSAKNAVKEAALRSGNFFVNSRWLGGTLTNMKTISLRIKTLWDIENEEKTGKINLRPKKEQILIRKEKAKLEKTLGGIKQMHKLPAAMFVVDPKTDEIAVKEARKLRIPVIAICDTNVDPDMVDFVIPANDDIQESVNIITNFIVDVYADAAGIKMQPSSLKIVAQKKEEKQYGEGQRPYTPRNNDSMGERSAAPKKPAVNKEETK; this is encoded by the coding sequence ATGGCAAAAGATTTAACAAGAGAACAGTTATGAGATGCTGGAGCTCAATTTGGACACCAAACTAAGCGTTGAAATCCAAAAATGAAACCATATATTTATGGAGCAAAAAATAAAAATCATATTATTGATTTACAACAAACTATTTGAAGATTAGAAGACGTTAAAAGATACGTTACTTTAATTGGACAAAAAAAAGAGAAAATAATTTTTGTTGGTACAAAAAGAAGTGCCAAAAATGCAGTAAAAGAAGCAGCGTTAAGAAGTGGTAATTTCTTTGTAAACTCAAGATGATTGGGTGGAACATTAACAAACATGAAAACAATCTCATTAAGAATTAAAACTTTATGAGACATTGAAAATGAAGAAAAAACAGGAAAAATAAACTTAAGACCTAAAAAGGAACAAATTTTAATTAGAAAAGAAAAAGCTAAATTAGAAAAGACTTTAGGTGGAATTAAACAAATGCATAAACTACCTGCAGCGATGTTTGTAGTTGATCCTAAAACTGATGAAATTGCTGTTAAAGAAGCAAGAAAATTAAGAATTCCAGTTATTGCTATTTGTGATACAAATGTTGATCCAGATATGGTTGACTTTGTAATTCCTGCAAATGACGATATTCAAGAATCAGTAAATATTATTACTAATTTTATAGTTGATGTTTATGCTGACGCAGCAGGTATTAAAATGCAACCAAGTAGTTTAAAAATTGTTGCTCAGAAAAAAGAAGAGAAACAATATGGAGAAGGTCAAAGACCATATACACCAAGAAATAATGATTCAATGGGTGAAAGATCAGCTGCACCTAAAAAACCCGCTGTAAATAAAGAAGAAACTAAATAG
- the frr gene encoding ribosome recycling factor: MSHEIIDITEMSMEETIESFKEYLLKIRTGRANANMLNSVIVDFYGTPTPLNQTSQVSSPEPQQLVIKPYDKGQVAAVVAGINKADLGLNPIAEADLVRINIPALTEEIRKDLVKKMLKELESFKVRIRNARRDANDKIKKDSSYPEDVKKDLENQIQKNTDKFIDMLDKMAKDKENDLMKI; this comes from the coding sequence ATGTCACATGAAATAATTGATATCACTGAAATGAGTATGGAAGAGACAATAGAAAGTTTTAAAGAATACTTATTGAAAATTAGAACAGGAAGAGCTAACGCAAATATGCTAAATAGTGTTATTGTTGATTTCTATGGAACTCCAACACCATTAAATCAAACTTCACAAGTATCTTCTCCTGAGCCTCAACAGTTAGTTATTAAGCCTTATGATAAAGGTCAGGTAGCTGCAGTTGTAGCAGGAATAAATAAGGCTGATTTGGGATTAAATCCAATTGCAGAAGCTGATTTAGTAAGAATTAATATACCAGCACTAACTGAAGAAATCAGAAAAGACTTAGTTAAAAAAATGTTAAAAGAGCTTGAGAGTTTTAAAGTTAGAATTAGAAATGCAAGAAGAGATGCAAATGATAAAATTAAAAAAGATAGTTCATATCCAGAAGATGTAAAAAAAGATTTGGAAAATCAAATTCAAAAAAATACTGATAAATTTATTGATATGCTTGATAAAATGGCAAAAGATAAAGAAAATGATTTAATGAAAATTTAG
- the rpmA gene encoding 50S ribosomal protein L27: MRFLLGLQYFASKKGVGSTRNGRDSESKRLGAKKADGQFANAGSIIFRQRGTKIHPGVNVGRGGDDTLFALVSGIVKYQRFGKNRTRAVVIPQESK; this comes from the coding sequence ATGCGTTTCTTATTAGGATTACAATATTTTGCTTCTAAAAAGGGAGTAGGGTCAACTAGAAATGGTCGTGACTCAGAATCAAAACGTTTAGGAGCTAAAAAAGCAGATGGACAATTTGCTAATGCAGGTTCTATAATTTTCAGACAAAGAGGAACAAAAATCCATCCAGGTGTAAACGTTGGACGTGGTGGAGATGATACATTATTTGCATTAGTATCAGGAATAGTAAAATATCAAAGATTTGGTAAAAACAGAACTAGAGCTGTTGTTATTCCCCAAGAATCTAAATAA
- a CDS encoding amino acid permease, whose amino-acid sequence MKNRKMGFWTVLALTLTATIGSSLLVTFNQVFMMVGNNPLLMILAWIIGGIIILPETFLMVEPAISFQENGTTYSWLRKANWKVMSFWFGWVLTLFVSATAIASSCLALSTIIMSMAKSDNIYLLKSISILILLLIGGTQIFLKNSSQVSQIIFLVIKALPILFVMILALVYGSTNGLLSNKEMNQGLGQAYISSSLLIPAITMTMFSYSGTEVPTYVAGEIKNAEKTTPRVIISGVIIVITIYLIYGIALLSLASSGDEMANGNQGLLAFSKLPYWSKITFNVLAILLFIGSINAFLLYQTRLIYKMAEEKDLSKPFLKTSKWSNQPYMAMLLLIGCAILYIIFNQIIELLAYFSLAVSALKILMTTNVIYLRLKEPTYKKIYKNWLFWIFVTFAYLTCLLTLGGSMMLMLSTTKMADIWKPILVILLVILIVPIGFLKFYLQEKQVKKEVVDNKEI is encoded by the coding sequence ATGAAAAATAGAAAAATGGGTTTTTGAACTGTGTTAGCTTTGACACTAACAGCAACAATTGGTTCAAGCTTACTTGTTACTTTCAATCAAGTTTTTATGATGGTTGGTAATAATCCATTGCTTATGATATTAGCTTGAATTATTGGGGGAATAATAATTCTTCCTGAAACATTTTTAATGGTAGAACCTGCAATTTCTTTTCAAGAAAATGGAACTACTTATAGTTGATTAAGAAAAGCAAACTGAAAAGTTATGAGTTTCTGATTTGGTTGAGTTTTAACATTATTTGTATCAGCAACTGCAATAGCAAGTAGTTGTTTAGCTTTATCTACAATTATTATGAGTATGGCAAAATCTGATAATATTTATTTATTAAAGAGTATATCAATTTTAATTTTGTTATTAATTGGGGGAACTCAAATATTTTTAAAAAATAGTAGTCAAGTAAGTCAAATAATATTTTTAGTAATTAAAGCTTTACCTATATTATTTGTAATGATATTAGCTCTAGTTTATGGTTCAACTAATGGGCTTTTAAGTAATAAGGAAATGAATCAAGGTCTAGGTCAAGCATATATTTCATCTTCCTTATTAATTCCAGCAATTACAATGACTATGTTTTCCTATTCTGGTACAGAAGTACCAACTTATGTGGCAGGAGAAATTAAAAATGCAGAAAAAACTACACCAAGAGTAATCATTTCTGGTGTGATAATTGTTATTACAATTTATTTAATATATGGAATTGCTCTGTTATCATTAGCGTCATCAGGTGATGAAATGGCAAATGGTAATCAAGGATTATTGGCTTTTTCTAAATTACCTTATTGATCAAAAATAACTTTTAATGTTTTAGCAATTTTACTATTTATTGGTTCAATTAATGCATTTTTGTTATATCAAACAAGACTGATATACAAGATGGCAGAAGAAAAAGATTTATCTAAACCTTTTTTAAAAACTTCTAAATGATCAAATCAACCATATATGGCTATGTTACTTCTAATTGGCTGTGCTATATTGTATATAATTTTTAATCAAATTATTGAGTTATTAGCGTATTTTTCATTAGCAGTAAGTGCATTAAAAATATTAATGACAACTAATGTAATTTACTTAAGATTAAAAGAACCTACTTATAAGAAAATTTATAAAAATTGATTATTTTGAATATTTGTTACTTTTGCATATTTAACTTGTCTATTAACACTTGGAGGTTCAATGATGTTAATGTTAAGTACAACAAAAATGGCAGATATTTGAAAACCTATTTTAGTTATATTGTTAGTTATTTTAATTGTTCCAATAGGTTTTTTAAAATTCTATTTACAAGAAAAGCAAGTAAAAAAAGAAGTTGTTGATAATAAGGAGATTTAA
- the tsf gene encoding translation elongation factor Ts: protein MAVTPQLIKELREMTSAGMMDCKKALEATNGNIEEAVVWLRENGLAKAAKKADRVAAEGVSFAKTDGKRAIIFEVNSETDFVSKNDKFMALIENIGNALLKSKATNLQEALNVKLASGQNISEACVEATATIGEKIELRRIAAVEGKNLAIYNHANKRISVLLNFDGNISSDDAYNVCMHVAAMSPKYLSQIDVPQEFKDQEMHIIKETTDLTGKPENVAENILKGKLNKKIAEITLLDQGFVMDEKQTVGNFVKSKGATLKQMFRFEVGEGIEKVTTDFAAEVAAQLAGN from the coding sequence ATGGCAGTTACACCACAATTAATTAAAGAATTAAGAGAAATGACTTCTGCTGGAATGATGGACTGTAAAAAAGCTTTAGAAGCTACAAACGGTAACATTGAAGAAGCAGTAGTTTGATTAAGAGAAAATGGTTTAGCAAAAGCAGCTAAAAAAGCTGATAGAGTAGCAGCTGAAGGAGTTTCATTTGCAAAAACTGATGGTAAAAGAGCAATTATTTTTGAAGTAAACTCAGAAACTGATTTTGTTTCTAAAAATGATAAGTTTATGGCATTAATTGAAAATATTGGTAATGCTTTATTAAAATCAAAAGCTACAAATTTACAAGAAGCTTTAAATGTTAAATTGGCATCAGGACAAAATATTAGTGAAGCTTGTGTTGAAGCAACAGCAACAATTGGTGAAAAAATTGAATTAAGAAGAATTGCTGCAGTTGAAGGAAAAAATTTAGCGATATATAATCATGCAAATAAAAGAATATCTGTCTTACTAAATTTTGATGGAAACATTTCAAGTGATGATGCATATAATGTTTGTATGCATGTTGCAGCTATGTCTCCAAAATATTTATCACAAATTGATGTGCCTCAGGAGTTTAAAGATCAAGAAATGCACATTATTAAGGAAACTACTGATTTAACTGGTAAACCTGAAAATGTTGCTGAAAATATTTTAAAAGGAAAACTAAATAAAAAAATTGCTGAAATAACTTTATTGGATCAAGGATTTGTAATGGATGAAAAGCAAACAGTAGGAAACTTTGTAAAATCAAAAGGTGCAACTTTAAAGCAAATGTTTAGATTTGAAGTTGGAGAAGGAATTGAAAAAGTAACAACAGATTTTGCAGCTGAAGTTGCAGCACAGTTGGCGGGTAATTAA
- a CDS encoding J domain-containing protein: protein MSFWVLVFILLFLFGILSFLYKIKLGKREKNSKDNIQVNEALKSFKSSFASQKDKVVLIKEIDLVENFNRFPFKSEFKEIKKKYRNEKLILTIENTQKSFYDYWAVKEFDFFVIFENLSKKNFIVFSTKVLLLIYSEFLTKTFNLYKQTFILAVIPAIIFKEENKNFKSIKPENLNEYIDSQFLEFSKQLNKIIEMIEIQLQVKSKEKSKTNFEVDEKQLKLIEAYKILEVLPTDSDDKIRKAYLKLAKMYHPDKNNNEYAKEKMAQINDAYDIVVKERNKN from the coding sequence ATGTCATTTTGAGTATTAGTTTTTATTTTATTATTTTTATTTGGTATTTTAAGTTTTTTATATAAGATTAAATTAGGAAAACGTGAAAAAAATAGTAAAGATAATATTCAAGTTAATGAAGCACTAAAAAGTTTTAAATCCTCATTTGCAAGTCAAAAGGATAAAGTAGTTTTAATAAAAGAAATTGATTTAGTCGAAAATTTTAATAGATTTCCGTTCAAGTCTGAATTTAAAGAAATAAAGAAAAAATATAGAAATGAAAAATTAATTTTAACTATTGAAAATACTCAAAAAAGTTTTTATGACTATTGAGCAGTTAAAGAATTTGATTTTTTCGTAATTTTTGAGAACCTATCTAAAAAAAATTTTATTGTATTTTCAACAAAAGTTCTATTATTGATATACAGTGAATTTCTTACAAAAACTTTCAATTTGTATAAGCAGACATTTATTTTAGCAGTTATACCAGCTATCATTTTTAAAGAGGAAAATAAAAATTTTAAATCAATTAAACCAGAAAATTTAAATGAATATATTGATAGTCAGTTTCTTGAATTTTCTAAACAATTAAATAAAATTATTGAAATGATTGAAATTCAATTGCAAGTTAAATCAAAAGAAAAAAGTAAAACAAATTTTGAAGTTGATGAAAAGCAATTAAAATTAATAGAAGCATATAAAATATTGGAAGTGTTACCAACTGATTCAGATGATAAAATTAGAAAAGCTTATTTAAAACTTGCTAAAATGTATCATCCTGATAAAAATAATAATGAATATGCAAAAGAAAAAATGGCTCAAATAAATGATGCCTATGATATCGTTGTAAAAGAAAGAAATAAAAATTAA
- a CDS encoding energy-coupled thiamine transporter ThiT — protein MNKKIIKLSIVLSTIRILICLGLVIWAIITIIEAGDQNGSLLLGKIITISFCFSLFFVLFTLINFSLILNIILDKDKINKKNIIALAFITFNLETLIYYLSKWEFKVKKIKMKRWTIFDMTSISLLLALYFSIGFVTGLIPPMPFYITLTFKYIPLFFGAFILSLSASITLCFLAATLSILLPGAYLQFWQFFFDYWLPTLLIFTAGFFTPNVKTEKMITKIGVWFAFISIPIIFLYFSRVTSGVVYWLNPNKIEVINKEFNWANNIGYSFIYNSINTIFDYILLIICIPSICESLWTVKERFFYNRNSNREDYTD, from the coding sequence ATGAATAAAAAAATTATAAAATTATCAATAGTTTTATCTACAATAAGAATATTAATATGTTTAGGCTTGGTGATTTGAGCAATTATTACAATTATCGAGGCAGGAGATCAAAATGGTAGTCTTTTACTTGGAAAAATAATAACCATCTCTTTTTGCTTTTCATTATTTTTTGTTTTATTTACTTTAATAAATTTTTCACTAATTCTTAATATTATCCTCGATAAGGATAAAATTAATAAAAAAAATATAATAGCCTTAGCTTTTATAACTTTTAATTTAGAGACTTTAATTTATTATTTAAGTAAATGAGAGTTTAAAGTTAAAAAAATAAAAATGAAAAGATGAACAATATTTGATATGACTTCAATTTCACTATTATTAGCCTTATATTTTTCAATAGGTTTTGTAACTGGATTAATACCACCAATGCCTTTTTATATTACATTGACATTTAAGTATATACCACTTTTTTTTGGAGCTTTTATCTTATCATTATCTGCTTCAATTACTTTATGCTTCTTAGCAGCAACTTTGTCAATACTTTTACCAGGAGCATACTTACAGTTTTGACAATTTTTCTTTGATTATTGATTGCCAACTCTATTAATTTTTACAGCTGGTTTTTTCACACCAAATGTAAAAACGGAGAAAATGATTACTAAGATTGGAGTATGATTTGCTTTTATTTCTATACCAATTATATTTTTATATTTCTCAAGAGTTACTTCAGGTGTTGTATACTGATTAAATCCAAATAAAATTGAAGTAATCAATAAAGAATTTAATTGAGCAAATAATATCGGTTACTCATTTATTTATAATTCTATAAATACAATTTTTGATTATATACTTTTAATAATTTGCATTCCCTCAATATGTGAGTCACTTTGAACTGTAAAGGAAAGATTTTTTTACAATAGAAATTCAAATCGAGAAGATTATACTGATTAG
- the pyrH gene encoding UMP kinase yields the protein MALKFKRVLLKISGEALKGNGDIYDKERLDAVAKQVIELTKQGLQIGIVIGGGNIWRGKLADTLELFRIEADYMGMLATIMNALAFEATLRKLGFDKVKVYSSLEIKTVTSSYNYRNAREKLDEGYVTIFAGGTGYSYFTTDTGASIRAIEIKADALLMAKNGTKGVYDSDPNTNSQAKFLKKLTHNDLVAGNLQVMDSTAAALSRDGKLEIVVFDMNGADNIIKIAHGELESTVIK from the coding sequence ATGGCACTAAAATTTAAAAGAGTTCTATTGAAAATATCTGGAGAAGCCTTAAAAGGAAATGGAGACATTTATGATAAGGAAAGACTAGATGCTGTTGCAAAACAAGTAATTGAATTAACTAAGCAAGGTTTGCAAATTGGAATTGTAATTGGTGGGGGAAATATTTGAAGAGGAAAATTAGCAGATACTCTTGAATTATTTAGAATTGAAGCAGATTATATGGGAATGTTAGCAACAATTATGAATGCATTGGCATTTGAAGCTACATTAAGAAAATTAGGATTTGATAAAGTAAAAGTTTATTCATCTTTGGAAATTAAAACTGTAACAAGTTCATATAACTATAGAAATGCAAGAGAAAAACTTGATGAAGGTTATGTAACAATATTTGCTGGTGGAACTGGTTATAGTTACTTCACAACAGATACTGGAGCAAGTATTAGAGCAATTGAAATTAAAGCCGATGCTTTATTAATGGCTAAAAATGGAACTAAAGGAGTTTATGATTCTGATCCAAATACTAATTCTCAGGCAAAGTTTTTAAAAAAATTAACACACAATGATTTAGTTGCAGGAAATTTACAAGTTATGGACTCAACAGCTGCAGCATTATCAAGAGATGGTAAATTGGAAATTGTTGTCTTTGATATGAATGGTGCAGACAACATTATCAAAATTGCACACGGTGAATTAGAAAGCACTGTAATTAAATAA
- a CDS encoding ribosomal-processing cysteine protease Prp, whose amino-acid sequence MVKAKIFKKENKINSFVIRGHANLKDHGEDLVCAAITGIVSGSLNALDIKFNKNIKINVDANRIEIKVIIEDNLLNHLLEFMIIQLETIEVQYPKNFKIERMI is encoded by the coding sequence ATGGTAAAAGCAAAAATTTTTAAAAAGGAAAATAAAATAAATTCATTTGTAATAAGGGGACATGCAAATTTAAAAGATCATGGAGAAGATCTTGTATGTGCTGCAATTACAGGAATAGTTTCAGGATCATTAAATGCATTAGATATTAAATTTAATAAAAATATAAAAATTAATGTTGATGCAAATAGAATAGAAATAAAAGTAATAATAGAGGATAATTTATTAAATCATCTATTAGAGTTTATGATTATTCAACTAGAAACTATTGAGGTACAATATCCAAAGAATTTTAAAATAGAAAGGATGATTTAA
- a CDS encoding alpha/beta hydrolase: MSKNIKKYKYNFSRIILTTILIPLILIKSKRDFKIYRDFCYTYPRSEKERNIGQYPNITSKLNCLDYHYWDLKKMSLKEESFKNSDIKEYKLETKKGDISCIKVINKKSDNWVIALHGWTEDKYLALRLVYHYFKKGYNILSFDAFAHGESYGKYTDIGYSSIEMIDEIISDLKINNNVKNIGLIGNSMGASTSILYSQKGLFKNEISWVVADCGFNKIKYQYRYYIQNNFFKKAWWFNGLNYTKKFSKITKTNQSSYNLIKNMKFNKEVPIFFIHAIGDTFIPYEMSLDMYNKKISLEKNKRSILWTPEGSEHVNVIADYNEEYINRTLEFSQESERIKNEK; the protein is encoded by the coding sequence ATGTCCAAAAATATAAAAAAATATAAGTATAATTTTTCAAGAATTATACTTACAACTATTTTAATTCCTTTAATTTTAATAAAATCAAAAAGAGACTTTAAAATATATAGGGATTTTTGTTATACATATCCAAGATCTGAAAAAGAGAGAAATATTGGTCAATATCCAAATATTACAAGCAAATTAAATTGTTTAGATTATCACTATTGAGATTTAAAAAAAATGAGTTTAAAAGAGGAATCATTTAAAAATAGTGATATTAAAGAGTATAAGTTGGAAACCAAAAAGGGAGATATAAGTTGTATTAAAGTTATAAACAAGAAAAGCGATAATTGAGTAATTGCTTTACATGGTTGAACTGAAGATAAATATTTAGCGTTAAGACTTGTTTATCACTATTTTAAAAAGGGATATAATATCTTGTCTTTTGATGCATTTGCACATGGAGAGAGTTATGGCAAATATACTGATATTGGCTATTCAAGTATTGAAATGATAGATGAAATTATAAGTGATTTGAAGATTAACAATAATGTTAAAAATATTGGTTTAATCGGTAATAGCATGGGCGCTTCAACTTCTATTTTATATTCTCAAAAAGGTCTTTTTAAAAATGAAATAAGTTGAGTAGTTGCCGACTGTGGTTTTAATAAAATTAAATATCAGTATCGTTATTATATTCAAAATAATTTTTTTAAAAAAGCCTGATGATTTAATGGTTTAAATTATACTAAGAAGTTTAGTAAAATTACAAAGACTAATCAAAGTAGTTACAATTTAATTAAAAATATGAAATTTAATAAGGAAGTACCAATATTTTTTATACATGCTATTGGCGATACATTTATTCCTTATGAAATGAGTTTAGATATGTATAATAAAAAAATCTCTTTAGAAAAAAATAAAAGAAGTATATTATGAACACCAGAAGGTTCTGAACATGTAAATGTAATTGCAGATTATAATGAAGAGTACATTAATAGAACTTTAGAGTTTTCACAGGAAAGCGAGAGAATAAAAAATGAAAAATAG
- a CDS encoding Sapep family Mn(2+)-dependent dipeptidase encodes MNVVKEILLGQYFDQALEETKKIVAMPSYRRDLTYGAPVHQEIKNVLNHCIDLLKGFGFETFIAPDYRYGYADYGFGDKLFGIICHLDVVPAGNIDEWKTNPFEPIIKDGKLIGRGTFDDKGPTMMNIFAFKYLIDNGFKPDYKVRFIFGTSEETNWECMEAYVANEQLCDLGYVPDGHFPVVYAEKWIADVDLVGKFESEFELSGGEVYNAVNDLVKYDGPKKSEIAAWLKKNSIDSYEKDNYLFVKGVSAHGSLPFKGISASTWLLKAIAEIGLKHPLADFVSKYAHLNFDMKDIFGDLTDETGSLTACNGIVEVSKKDFRFTINFRIPCTRDPKKDVVEVLEKFVSNQNIELKLSSIEDRVYFPKDSEVVKNIMQVYKEVTGDLKAEPIAIGGGTFAKSMPNMIAFGAEFDMNDSTMHSYNEYVKIDDLKKMMEIYAKSLVKLTKLK; translated from the coding sequence ATGAATGTAGTTAAAGAAATACTATTAGGTCAATATTTTGATCAAGCATTGGAAGAAACAAAAAAAATAGTGGCTATGCCATCTTATAGAAGAGATCTGACATATGGAGCACCTGTACATCAAGAAATAAAAAATGTTTTAAATCATTGTATAGATTTACTAAAGGGTTTTGGTTTTGAAACTTTTATAGCTCCAGATTACAGATATGGCTATGCAGATTATGGATTTGGGGATAAATTATTTGGAATAATTTGTCATTTAGATGTTGTTCCTGCAGGAAATATTGATGAGTGAAAAACTAATCCATTTGAACCAATAATAAAAGATGGGAAATTAATAGGTAGAGGTACTTTTGATGATAAAGGACCTACAATGATGAATATTTTTGCTTTTAAATATTTGATTGATAATGGTTTTAAACCAGATTATAAAGTTAGATTTATTTTTGGGACAAGTGAAGAAACAAACTGAGAATGTATGGAGGCATATGTTGCAAATGAGCAATTGTGTGATTTAGGATATGTTCCTGATGGTCATTTCCCTGTTGTTTATGCAGAAAAATGAATTGCTGATGTTGATTTAGTGGGAAAATTTGAATCAGAATTTGAACTAAGTGGAGGAGAAGTATATAACGCGGTAAATGATTTAGTTAAATATGATGGACCTAAAAAAAGCGAAATTGCAGCTTGACTAAAGAAAAATTCAATTGATTCTTATGAAAAAGATAACTACTTATTTGTAAAGGGAGTATCAGCTCATGGAAGTTTACCTTTTAAAGGAATATCTGCATCAACTTGATTATTAAAAGCGATTGCTGAAATTGGATTGAAACATCCTTTAGCTGACTTTGTTTCAAAATATGCTCACTTAAATTTTGATATGAAAGACATATTTGGAGACTTAACAGATGAGACTGGAAGTTTAACTGCTTGTAATGGAATAGTTGAAGTTTCTAAAAAAGACTTTAGATTTACAATTAATTTTAGAATACCTTGTACAAGAGATCCAAAAAAGGATGTTGTGGAAGTTTTAGAAAAATTTGTTTCAAATCAAAATATTGAGTTAAAATTATCTTCAATTGAAGATAGAGTTTATTTTCCAAAAGATAGTGAAGTTGTAAAAAACATTATGCAAGTTTATAAAGAAGTAACTGGAGATTTAAAAGCTGAACCAATAGCAATTGGTGGGGGAACATTTGCTAAATCAATGCCAAATATGATTGCTTTTGGAGCAGAATTTGATATGAATGATTCAACTATGCATTCATATAATGAATATGTAAAAATTGATGATTTAAAGAAAATGATGGAAATTTATGCAAAATCCTTAGTTAAATTAACAAAATTAAAATAA